The segment GATTGGATTCAACACAATAGGCCAGACCGAAAGTAATGAACTGCGCCAAGCTCTCAAAACCGCCCTGAATGGGGAAATCGGCATCTTCGAAGGCCCATACGTTTCCGTAACCGGCGGCAAAGCCTCCTACATCCGGGTCAACTTCAACCCCGTGCACCCAGGAAAATCCCCCACCGAGGTGATCGCAACGCTGGAGGACTTCAGCCAGCGTATTCAGGCGGAACAGGCATTGCGCGAAAGCGAGGAGCGCCACACCGCCCTCTCCAGAGCCACGGCCGAAGCCATTTTCATTTCGGACAAGGGAGTCTGCATCGAGGCCAACCAGTCTGCCAGTGACATGTTCGGTTACAGCAATGAGGAGCTCATCGGCATCTTCGGAACCGACGTCATTGCCCCTGAATCCAGGGAGCTGGTCAAACAGAATATTCTGTCTGGAGCGGAGAATCCATACGAAGCTCTTGCCGTACGCAAGGATGGCTCGACATTCTGGGCAGAATTCCAGGGGCGGATGTTTACCTACAAGGGCAAACCAACCCGTGCCACGGCAGTGCGTGATATCACCATGCGCAAGGAAGCCGAACGTACCTTGCTTCAGGCCAAGGAACAGGCCGAGGCCGTAAGCCGGGCCAAATCCCAATTCCTGGCCAACATGAGTCATGAAATCCGCACTCCCATCAATGGTGTCATGGGAATGCTGCAATTGATGGGCATGACTCCCCTGAACCATGACCAACGCGAATATGTGGACAACGCGGTTCTCTCCTGCCAACGGCTGACGCGACTGCTGGGGGACATCCTCGACATGTCCAGAATCGAAGCCGGGAAAATCCAGTTGCGGGATGAACTTATCAGCATGAGTGAAATCCTGGATGAGGTGAAGAGCACATACAGCACTCTCGCCACATCGGCAGGGATCGAACTGAATATCCGTTGCCACCCGGAAGTGCCCCCACAGGTCATTGGGGATGAACTGCGCCTGCGTCAGATCCTGCTCAACCTGGTGGGCAACGCCTGCAAATTCACCCAGCACGGAGCCGTCTCCATTGACGTTTCAAGACTTGAGACATCCAAACCCGAAACAAGCCGATTGCTGTTCATGGTCAGTGATACCGGGCCAGGAATCTCGGATGCTCTGGTGGACTCGATGTTCAGTACCTTCACTCAAGCCGAGGGCACCTATTCACGCAAACATCAGGGAGCCGGATTGGGGCTGCCCATCGTCAAGAACCTCGTTGAACTCCTTGAGGGCAGTCTCGCTGTGGAGAGCCTCCCCGGCCAGGGAACGACCTTCTATATCAGCATTGGCTTCAAGCTGCCCACGCAAGAAAAATCCATTTCCATGCCCACCCCACCCAAGACCGCCCAGGCAGCCTCCAAAGCCAAAATCCTGCTGGTCGAGGACGAACGCATCAGCAGCCTCTCCCTGGTTAAAATGCTGGAAAACCAAGGATGCACGGTCCGTGCGGCATACAACGGTCAGCAGGCATTGGATACCCTGCGCGAAGAGTCTTTCGACTGTATATTCATGGACATCCAGATGCCGTTGATGGATGGCCTCGAAGCCACAAAGATCATCCGGACTTCTCCGGAATTCGTGCACAGGGCCCATATCCCCATCGTAGCCATGACAGCCCATGCCATGGCCGGAGACCGTGCCGGGTTCATGGAAGGCGGCATGACGGCCTATGTCTCAAAACCCGTTGAATTCAGTGAAATTCTGGATGTTCTGCAAGAGGTTCTGGAGAACAAATAGCCATAGCCCCAGAAGCCCGATTCCAGGAGCCTTCACCCGACCTAGTGCCATCACCGAGCAGAGAAGTCCCAGCCAGCGGTTAGACACCTTGGCCCAGGGCTGTTATGGTCCCGCGAGTGATGTTCGCCGGACTTGACGGTGAACGCGAAACCGGAGGCCCATCAATGCGCATCATCCGAGTGGCTTACAATAACTACTCTTTCTACGCCCAATTACTCGACGGCGAAGTCCTCTGCCTCGACCGCTCCAAGGGTCTGGACAAACCTCTTTCCCTGTCCGAAGTTCAGGTTCTGCCTCTGGCAGTACCCAGCAAGATCGTCTGCCTGGGGCTGAACTACCGCTCGCATGCCGAAGAATTGGGCCATGAGCTGCCACAGGAACCCCTGATCTTTTTGAAGCCCCCCACATCCGTCATCGCCCACGGCCAACCCATCCTCATTCCATCCATGTCGGAACAAGTGGACTACGAGGGGGAACTTGCCGTCATCATCGGACGCCAGTGCAAAAACGTCCCTGCTGATGAATTGGCCCCTTATATATTTGGATATGCATGCGCCAACGACGTCACTGCCCGCGATCTGCAGCGCAAGGACGGCTTGTTCACTCGTGCCAAAGGATTCGACACCTTTGCCCCCATCGGCCCCTGGATCGAGACCGATGTATCCAATCCGGGTAATCTGAACATCCGAACACTGGTGAACGGACAGGTCCGCCAACAGGGCAATACATCGGAAATGGTCTTTTCCGTACCCGAAGCCGTCAGCTTTATCTCTCGCGTCATGACGCTCATGCCCGGGGATGTGGTGCTGACGGGAACACCCGCAGGTATCGGAGAGCTCAAAGCCGGTGACGAAGTCACTGTGGAAATCGAAACCGTAGGACTGTTGACCAACACGGTTCAAAATGCGCCACAGCCAAGCGCGCCCGTCACAGAGGATCCGGCAGCCACGCTGCAATGATATAAATATCTGGGCATTGCGGCAGAGACCTGAATCCGGCACGCAATTTCCACTGAAGGGAAGGCAGGCATTCGGATCTCAGGGCTTGCCATTTCGTTTGTTTTCACGTAAAAGTCCGCGACTCTTCAAGACCACACACCTCGGCCGCGTCCCGGGTGCCCTGCACGGTGCAGGGTTTGACGGACGCCACAAGGCCGGAGTGGAGGAAACAACCCAGGAGGAATTCCAATGGCTTACGTTACCATGAAGCAGATGCTGGAGACCGGCGTCCACTTTGGTCACCAGACCCGACGCTGGAACCCCAAGATGCGTCCTTACATCTTCGGCGCTCGCAACGGCATCCACATCATCGACCTTCAGCAGACTGTCCGTCTGTTCCAGACCGCTCACGATTTCATCGCTGAGAACGTCGCCAAGGGCGAAAAAATCATCTTCATCGGCACCAAGCGTCAGGCTCAGGAAGCCGTGAAGCAGGAAGCCGCTCGTGCTGGCCAGTACTACATCACCAACCGTTGGATGGGCGGCACGCTCACCAACTTCCAGACCATCAAGCGTTCCATTGACCGCCTGAAGAAGCTGGAGGAGATGTTCGAGGATGGCACCACCAGCAAATACACCAAGAAAGAAGTCGTGGGCATGACCCGTGAAGTCGCCAAGCTGAACAACGCACTCGGCGGCATCAAGGACATGGAAAGGCTGCCCGCCGCTGCGTTTGTCATCGATCCCAAGCGCGAGGACATCGCCGTCAAGGAATGTCGCAAGCTCGGTATCCCCATCGTGGCTGTGGTTGACACCAACTGCGACCCTGATGTCATCGACTACGTCATCCCCGGCAACGACGACGCCATCCGCGCCATCAAGCTGTTTGTGGCCCACGTGGCCGACGCCTGCCTCGAAGGCGGCGCCCGTCAGGAAGAAGTGGCCATGGCTAAAGCTGCCGACGCCGCTCAGGCCAAGGACAAGAAGGCTGACGCACCCAAGCCCGCGGCTCCCAAGACCGAAGTCCCCAAGATCGAGGTCCCCAAAGCCAAGCCCGCCGAAGCCCCCAAGGCTGAAGCCGAGGCAACCGAGGCCCCCAAGACCGAGACCACCGAAGAAGCTTCCGAGTAACTTTCAAGGAGATAACAATGGCTATCACCGCAGCTATGGTTAAAGACCTGCGCGAGAAGACCGGCGTAGGCATGATGGACTGCAAGAAAGCGCTCGTGGAGAGCGGTGGCGACGAAGAAAAGGCCATCGCGTTCCTGCGCGAGAAGGGCCTTGCCAAGGCCGCCAAGAAGGCTGGCCGCGCCACCTCTGAAGGCGTTGTGGGTACTTACATCTCCGCCGATGGTAAGACCGCTACTCTGGTCGAGCTGATGTGCGAGACTGACTTCGTGGCCAAAGGCGAAGACTTCCAAGGCTTTGCCGCCAACCTGGCCGAGCAGATCGCTGGCCTCGATGTGACCACCGGTGTTGCCGCTGACCTGCCCGCCGAAATGGTTGACGTCTCCGGCCTGATTGGCAAGCTGGGCGAAAACATGGGCGTTGGCCGTTTTGCCAAAGTCGCTGCCGACGGCGTTGTGGGTGTCTACATCCACTCCAACATGAAGATCGGCGTCCTCGTGGCCCTCGACGGCACCGACGATGCTGCCATTGGCAAAGACATTGCCATGCAGGTTGCTGCCGTGAACCCGCTTTGCGTTTCCTCTGACGAAGTTCCCCAGGATCTCCTGGAGAAGGAAAAGGAAATCTACCGCAATCAGGGCCTCGAAGAAGGCAAACCCGCCGAGATCGTCGAAAAGATCATGATCGGCCGCGTAAACAAATACTACAAAGAAGTCTGCCTGCTGGAGCAGCCGTTCATCAAGGACGACAAAAAATCCATCAAGCAGTACCTCAAGGAAGCCGCTGGCGGCGCGAAAGTCTTGAGCTTTACGCGACTGGCCCTCGGTGAGGGCGCACCGTCGTCCGACGAGGAATAGATTCAAACGGGCCGTAAGGCCCGTTTTTTTTGACCGACATTCAGCCCCAGAGATGATATTCATCTTGGAGGCAAACACCCTACAACCAGGGGAGAGATGCGCGTATGAGCAAACTCCGGTTCAATCGTGTCCTGTTGAAGCTCAGTGGCGAGGCATTGGCGGGGAGCAAAAAATTCGGTATAGACCCCGAATCCGTTAGCGTATTTGCCCGTGAAATTGCAGAAGTAGCACAAATGGGCCTGCAGGTGGCTCTGGTCATCGGCGGAGGCAACATCTTCCGTGGCATGGCCGCAAGCGCCAAAGGCATGGACCGCGCCCAGGGCGATTACATGGGCATGCTGGCCACGGTGATGAACGCACTGGCTGTGCAGGACGGACTGGAGAAGGAAGGCGTGCAGACCCGTGTCATGAGCGCCATCGACATGAAGGAAGTGGCCGAGCCCTACATCAGACGTCGCGCCGTGCGCCATCTGGAAAAGGGCCGAGTGGTGATCTGTGCTGCCGGAACCGGCAACCCCTACTTCACCACTGACACCGCAGCCGCGCTGCGAGCCGCCGAACTGAACACCGAAGCCATCCTGAAGGCAACCAAGGTGGACGGGGTCTACGACAAGGACCCCATGGAACATGACGATGCGACGCTCTTCGAGCAGCTGACATACATCGACGTCCTGAGCAAACGCCTCAAGGTCATGGATTCCACAGCCATTTCCCTGGCCATGGATAATGACCTGCCCATCTGCGTGTTCAACCTGTTCACACCCGGCAACATCAAGCGTGTCGTGAATGGGGAGGCCGTCGGAACCATAGTTCAAGGAGGATAAGCGACAATGCAATCCGTTATGGATGACGCCCGGGAAAGGATGAACAAGGCACTGGCGAACCTGGACAGAGAGTTCACCAAATTACGCACTGGACGCGCTTCGGCATCTCTGGTCGAAGATATCATGGTGGACTACTACGGCACTCCTACGCCCTTGAAACAGATCGCCTCGATCTCCATCCCAGAATCCAGGTCGCTGACCATCCAGCCTTGGGATCGTGGAGCCTTTGCCTCCATCGAAAAGGCCATCATGAAGTCGGACCTTGGGCTGACCCCGGTCAACGACGGAAAGCTGATCCGCATCAACATTCCGCCCCTGACCGAAGAACGCCGCAAGGAACTGGCCAAGCTCGCCAAGAAGTATACCGAAGACTGCCGCATCGGCATGCGCAATGTCCGCCGCGACGCCAACGACATGCTCAAGGCCATGCAGAAGGACAAGGACATCACCGAAGACGAACTACATAAAGGTCAGGATGACGTCCAGAAAGTCACCGATGCCATGATCAAGAAGGCTGATGAGGTCCTCGAGGCCAAAGAAATCGAAATCATGGAAATATAGCCCTCACTCGAGGGAGATGATATGCCCCGGGGTGGTATTCCACCCCGGGGCTTGACCGTCTCATGGAGACAGATGATTCCAAGGAGGATCGTCCTGCAGCTTACCTCTTTACCTGTTCACCTTGCCGTCATCATGGACGGCAATGGACGCTGGGCCACCTCCAGAGGCCTGACCCGCAGCGAGGGGCATCGGGCTGGCACCAAAACGGCCCGCAAAGTTGTCACCGAATGTCGCAAGCTGGGCATCAGGCATCTGACGCTGTACACTTTTTCCAAAGAGAACTGGGGCCGCCCCAAGGAAGAAATCAGCTTCCTGTTCGATCTCCTCAAACGCTTCCTGACCAATGAACTCAGCCTGTTGCTTGAACAGGATATCCGTTTGAATATTCTGGGTGAGATCAACGAGTTGCCACTGGCCACTCGTAAGGTTCTGCAACATGTCATGACCACCACCAATGACTGCGCGTCCATGACCCTGAACCTGGCGCTGAACTATTCCAGCCGGGACGAAATCGTCCGTGCCGCCCGCCTGCTGGCCGAGGCCGAAACGCCCCCGGCAGAGTTTACCGAAGAAGCTCTCGCAAATCGGTTGTACACAGCAGGGCAGCCGGACCCGGATCTCATCATCCGCACCAGTGGCGAACAGAGGCTCTCGAACTATCTGCTGTTCCAGGCCGCCTACGCCGAGTTCTATTTCACCGACACCCTCTGGCCCGACTTCGATGAAACCGAACTGCACAAGGCCCTGGAAACCTATGCCGGGCGCAAGCGCCGTTTCGGCAAGACAGGTGAACAGGCCGAGCAGGACACCTAACCCGGAGACCATACAATGGCCCTGTCCTCCTCACATAAAAAACGCATCGGAACCGGCTTGATGCTGGTTGTCCTCTGGGCTCTGTCCATCACATTCAGAGGTTGGTCAGAATTTGCCCTGCTGACGGCCATTGCCGCAGGTGGACTGTGGGAATTCTTCGGCATGTTCTGGTCCAAGAGGCGACACCTGACCCTGAAAATTTCCGGCCTCGGGCTGGGCACCCTGATTCTGCTGGCTGGCAAATGGAATGAACCATGGTTGATCCTGGCTGCCCTTGTGGCCGCTTTCTGGGTCTGCAACCTCTGGTTCCTCAAGCGTTACAGCCTGCACCCCGAAGACCAGAGCGAGGAATACTCCTATGGTCAGTCCTCGGTATTCATCACAGGCCTGCTCTATGTCCCCGTACTGCTCCAGTTCCTCTTTGGCTTCGAGCGCATGGAAATCGTACTGGTGCTGCTGGCAGTCCTTGCATCGGATACCGGCGCCTTCTATGCTGGCTCATTGATCGGCGGCCCCAAGGTCTGGCCCATGGTCAGTCCCAAGAAAACCTGGGCTGGTAGCATGGGTGGCATGGTCGCGAGCATCATGGTCTGCCTGGCTGCAGGCGCCGTGGATGAATACTGGCTGGCTGGCGCAGGAGCGGGACGCCCATGGTGGATGTGGGCACTGCTCGGCATTGGCCTGAACATCTCGGCCCAGTTCGGTGACTTCTTCGAATCTGCCCTCAAACGCCGCCTGCATGTGAAGGACTCCGGGACATTGCTCCCCGGACACGGTGGAATCCTGGACCGGATCGACAGCCTGCTTCTGGCAGTGGCCACCTATGCTGGGCTGGATGCCCTGTTCAATTTCTTCCGCTAGGCCGGACAACCTGTCACCCCTCGTGCAAGGCATTCCATGATGAACTACATCTCTCCGCTGCCCACAGATTCACCCTCGCCCAAACCCCTTGTCCTGTTGGGCAGCACAGGGTCCATCGGCGTCAGCACCCTGAAGGTCGTGGCTCAGCACCCCGGGCGGTTTCAGATTCTGGCTCTGGCTGGAGCCCGCAACGCTGTGCGCTTGGCCGAACAGGCTACGGCATTACGCCCACCGCTGCTGGCAATGCTGACCGAAGAAGCTGCCGCCGAGGTCAAAGCACTCTTACCTGCCGACTACACCCCGGAAATTCTCGTGGGCCCGGAGGCTTATGCCCAGCTGGCAACTTTACCCGAAGCGCATACCGTCCTTGCGGCCCAGGTCGGTGCCGCCGGATTGGTCCCTGCTCTGGCCGCCGCACGTGCGGGTAAGACTATTGCCCTGGCCAACAAAGAGGCCCTTGTCCTGGCCGGACACCTCTTCCGCGAGGCCTGCCACAAGACAGGGGCTGCCATTCTCCCGGTGGACAGCGAGCACAACGCCCTCTTCCAGGGTTTGATCGGACAGCGACAGTCACCCGTCCGTCGTCTGCTGCTCACGGCCTCGGGCGGACCGTTCAGGGGCAAGAGCGCTGAATATCTGAAAACCGTAACTCGTGAACAGGCTCTGAACCACCCCAACTGGTCCATGGGCGCCAAGATCAGTATCGACTCGGCCACCCTGATGAACAAGGGGCTTGAGGTCATTGAGGCCTTCCATCTGTTCGGACTACCCGCTGATCAAATCGAAGTTGTGGTTCACCCTCAAAGCTTCGTCCATTCTCTGGTGGAGTACGAAGATCGTTCCATGCTGGCCCAACTGGGCCCTGCCGACATGCAGGTCGCCATCGCCTATGCCCTGGGCTGGCCAGGCAGACTGCCCCTGTCCCTGAAACCGCTGGATCTAGTGCACGCAGGACACTTGACCTTTGAGGCCCCGGCATTAGATATATTCCCTTGCCTGGCGTATGCGTTCCAAGCCCTCGAAGCAGGCCCCAGCTACCCGGTGGTACTCAATGCCGCCAACGAAGTGGCCGTGGAACTGTTCCTGAGCGGCAACATAGGCTTCACGAACATCCCGGCACTGGTTGGACGTGCTCTGGACGACCACGCCGGAGCCGACGCCACCAGCCTGGAAGCAATCCTCGCTGTGGATCATGAGACCAGGGACCGCGTCAGACACTGGGCATCGTAGCCCAAGACCGAACACTTCCAGCCCAAGCACAACGCCGTCGCAATGCGTCGGCATGGAGTACCGTCGCCCATGCAGGGAACCATCGCAGTCATTCTCGTTCTCGGAGCTCTGATCTTCTTCCACGAACTGGGCCACTTCATTGTCGCACGTCTGCTGGGCGTCGGCGTCAAGGCCTTCTCGCTGGGCTTCGGGCCCAAGCTGGTTGGCTTCAGACGCGGTCAGACCGACTACAAACTTTCCCTGATCCCGTTGGGCGGCTATGTTTCGCTGTTGGGTGAAGGTGGCGACGAAGAGGACCTGCCCGAGGGCTTCACCCGCGAGGAAAGCTTTGCCCTGCGTCCGCCCCTGCACCGCATGATGGTGGTAGCAGCAGGCCCGATCTTCAACTTCGTGCTGGCCTGGTTCATCCTCTGGGGATTGTTCTTTGTCGAAGGCAAGATGGATCTGAAGCCCGTTGTAGGCACGGTCCAGGAAAGCAGCGCGGCACAGATCGCAGGGTTACAGCCCGGCGACTTTATTACCGCCATCGACGGAGAACCGGTCATCTTCTGGAAGGAAATGACCACCCTGATTCAGGAGAGTGAAGGCCGCACCTTGCTCTTCACCGTGGACAGGGACAGCCAACAAATCGATATCCAGATCACTCCCCGCCTTGCGGAAAACACCAATCTGTTCGGGGAAACCATCACCACTCCCATGGTGGGTATCGGCTCACGTGGCGACGTCGTGACCCAACCCATGTCCTTTGGCGAAGCCATGACCGAAGGCGGGATGCAGACCCTCAATTACATCAAGGTCACGCTGCAGGCATTGATCAAGATCGTTGAGCGCGCCATTCCTCTGGATACCGTGGGTGGCCCCATCATGATCGCCCAGTTGGTAAGCGACGGCGCCGAACAGGGCCTGACCAGCGTCCTGTTCCTGACCGCCATCATCAGCGTCAACCTGGGACTGATCAACCTCTTCCCCATTCCCGTACTGGACGGTGGGCACATCCTGTTCTGCGGACTGGAAATGATCTTCCGCCGCCCGGTGTCCGAAAAATGGCAGATCATCACCACCCGCCTTGGCATCATGTTCCTGGTGATGCTTATGGGGCTGGCCATCTTCAACGACCTGTACCGGCTCTTCTCCTAAGGATTGCAATGGGCAAGAAACGATCCCCCAGACGCATCCCGACCCCTCAGCTGGTTCTGAACGGGAGCGAACAACGACTCCAGTTGGTCCTGGCTGAAGACGGAGAGCTTCTTGCCTCGCAGGAACTGACGGTGGCAGGCAGTTCCATGCAGCACCTGGTCCCTGCACTACAGAGCCTGTTGGACCGCCTGGGGCTGACCACGGCAAATTTAACCGGCATAGCCTGCGTCCGTGGCCCCGGGAGCTTCACAGGGCTACGCATGATTCTGGCTACGGCCCTCGGTCTTTCCCGGGCTGCTGATATCCCCATGGCGGGTCTGGAGTATTTGCCGCTCATCGCCGCAGGTCCCGCCCCACTGCTTGAGGGAACCCTGGCCGTGATTACCCATTCCCGCAGCCGCCAAGTCTATGTTCAGGCCTTTTCCGTTCCAGAAGGAAAGGCGTTGGGCAATCCACAACCGCTGCCTCTGGATCAGGCGGTTGCCGCCATCAATACGCTACCCGCACCAGTCAGCGCCGTGGGCAGTGGCTTGCGCAATAATCTCGAATTCTTCCAAGAGGCCCTACCCAGCCTGCGCATTCTGGGCGAAGGATTCGACCACCCGCTGCTCCATGTCCTGGCCGGGGCCGCCGCCCACGCGTCCTACACCACGACCCCCCTTGAGCCGATGTACCTGCGGGCCTCGGACGCTGAAGACAACCTTCCCGGTATCGCCGCAGGCCGCGGCATCGGCCCTGAAGAGGCTTTACGTCGACTGGCCACGGCCACTTCCGCCATCACCGCACCAATCTGCGGCGACAGC is part of the Desulfovibrio ferrophilus genome and harbors:
- a CDS encoding ABC transporter substrate binding protein; protein product: MIPAYARLFITCLILLFCSNANSASNDQRALLISSYHPGFPTFFQQIDGIKSIFEPAGVMLDVEFMDSKRFPGPEDIAHFKRQLSHKLAVAPRYDIILTSDDNALRFALDNRHKLFPSIPLVFCGLNNVNLALAQDAEPNITGVIESISLSETLALIHRLSPSTTQVAVIADGTPSGQSDLRKLRRLSQTNPNLEIHELLLADMSFEELTQKLSKLGKNTSILLLSAYRDKSGLSMSFADSLSLIRRHAKAPVFHLWEHGLGQGILGGKVVSHESQGRTAAQLALRILQGELAEQIKVVPGEAANLYIFDALELKRWNISEDLLPPGSLLLNRPKTFYETHQSLIQISGGAILILLVVIALLTKTLRALRRAETALIESEAKYRGYIENAPDGLFVFDKTGRFHEVNRAGCEMTGYTQDEFLQLNFPNPLAEHDHPRAQNNFAMLIEKGTVQAQYDVRRKDGTIISVLTTAAKLSDNLFVALGKDITELQKTKEALEQSKSRHSIVFNNSPLGIILYNEQGTIVDCNERFIDIMGSSRHQLIGFNTIGQTESNELRQALKTALNGEIGIFEGPYVSVTGGKASYIRVNFNPVHPGKSPTEVIATLEDFSQRIQAEQALRESEERHTALSRATAEAIFISDKGVCIEANQSASDMFGYSNEELIGIFGTDVIAPESRELVKQNILSGAENPYEALAVRKDGSTFWAEFQGRMFTYKGKPTRATAVRDITMRKEAERTLLQAKEQAEAVSRAKSQFLANMSHEIRTPINGVMGMLQLMGMTPLNHDQREYVDNAVLSCQRLTRLLGDILDMSRIEAGKIQLRDELISMSEILDEVKSTYSTLATSAGIELNIRCHPEVPPQVIGDELRLRQILLNLVGNACKFTQHGAVSIDVSRLETSKPETSRLLFMVSDTGPGISDALVDSMFSTFTQAEGTYSRKHQGAGLGLPIVKNLVELLEGSLAVESLPGQGTTFYISIGFKLPTQEKSISMPTPPKTAQAASKAKILLVEDERISSLSLVKMLENQGCTVRAAYNGQQALDTLREESFDCIFMDIQMPLMDGLEATKIIRTSPEFVHRAHIPIVAMTAHAMAGDRAGFMEGGMTAYVSKPVEFSEILDVLQEVLENK
- a CDS encoding fumarylacetoacetate hydrolase family protein; translation: MRIIRVAYNNYSFYAQLLDGEVLCLDRSKGLDKPLSLSEVQVLPLAVPSKIVCLGLNYRSHAEELGHELPQEPLIFLKPPTSVIAHGQPILIPSMSEQVDYEGELAVIIGRQCKNVPADELAPYIFGYACANDVTARDLQRKDGLFTRAKGFDTFAPIGPWIETDVSNPGNLNIRTLVNGQVRQQGNTSEMVFSVPEAVSFISRVMTLMPGDVVLTGTPAGIGELKAGDEVTVEIETVGLLTNTVQNAPQPSAPVTEDPAATLQ
- a CDS encoding phosphatidate cytidylyltransferase, encoding MALSSSHKKRIGTGLMLVVLWALSITFRGWSEFALLTAIAAGGLWEFFGMFWSKRRHLTLKISGLGLGTLILLAGKWNEPWLILAALVAAFWVCNLWFLKRYSLHPEDQSEEYSYGQSSVFITGLLYVPVLLQFLFGFERMEIVLVLLAVLASDTGAFYAGSLIGGPKVWPMVSPKKTWAGSMGGMVASIMVCLAAGAVDEYWLAGAGAGRPWWMWALLGIGLNISAQFGDFFESALKRRLHVKDSGTLLPGHGGILDRIDSLLLAVATYAGLDALFNFFR
- the pyrH gene encoding UMP kinase produces the protein MSKLRFNRVLLKLSGEALAGSKKFGIDPESVSVFAREIAEVAQMGLQVALVIGGGNIFRGMAASAKGMDRAQGDYMGMLATVMNALAVQDGLEKEGVQTRVMSAIDMKEVAEPYIRRRAVRHLEKGRVVICAAGTGNPYFTTDTAAALRAAELNTEAILKATKVDGVYDKDPMEHDDATLFEQLTYIDVLSKRLKVMDSTAISLAMDNDLPICVFNLFTPGNIKRVVNGEAVGTIVQGG
- the dxr gene encoding 1-deoxy-D-xylulose-5-phosphate reductoisomerase, translated to MMNYISPLPTDSPSPKPLVLLGSTGSIGVSTLKVVAQHPGRFQILALAGARNAVRLAEQATALRPPLLAMLTEEAAAEVKALLPADYTPEILVGPEAYAQLATLPEAHTVLAAQVGAAGLVPALAAARAGKTIALANKEALVLAGHLFREACHKTGAAILPVDSEHNALFQGLIGQRQSPVRRLLLTASGGPFRGKSAEYLKTVTREQALNHPNWSMGAKISIDSATLMNKGLEVIEAFHLFGLPADQIEVVVHPQSFVHSLVEYEDRSMLAQLGPADMQVAIAYALGWPGRLPLSLKPLDLVHAGHLTFEAPALDIFPCLAYAFQALEAGPSYPVVLNAANEVAVELFLSGNIGFTNIPALVGRALDDHAGADATSLEAILAVDHETRDRVRHWAS
- the frr gene encoding ribosome recycling factor; amino-acid sequence: MQSVMDDARERMNKALANLDREFTKLRTGRASASLVEDIMVDYYGTPTPLKQIASISIPESRSLTIQPWDRGAFASIEKAIMKSDLGLTPVNDGKLIRINIPPLTEERRKELAKLAKKYTEDCRIGMRNVRRDANDMLKAMQKDKDITEDELHKGQDDVQKVTDAMIKKADEVLEAKEIEIMEI
- the uppS gene encoding polyprenyl diphosphate synthase gives rise to the protein MIPRRIVLQLTSLPVHLAVIMDGNGRWATSRGLTRSEGHRAGTKTARKVVTECRKLGIRHLTLYTFSKENWGRPKEEISFLFDLLKRFLTNELSLLLEQDIRLNILGEINELPLATRKVLQHVMTTTNDCASMTLNLALNYSSRDEIVRAARLLAEAETPPAEFTEEALANRLYTAGQPDPDLIIRTSGEQRLSNYLLFQAAYAEFYFTDTLWPDFDETELHKALETYAGRKRRFGKTGEQAEQDT
- the rpsB gene encoding 30S ribosomal protein S2; translated protein: MAYVTMKQMLETGVHFGHQTRRWNPKMRPYIFGARNGIHIIDLQQTVRLFQTAHDFIAENVAKGEKIIFIGTKRQAQEAVKQEAARAGQYYITNRWMGGTLTNFQTIKRSIDRLKKLEEMFEDGTTSKYTKKEVVGMTREVAKLNNALGGIKDMERLPAAAFVIDPKREDIAVKECRKLGIPIVAVVDTNCDPDVIDYVIPGNDDAIRAIKLFVAHVADACLEGGARQEEVAMAKAADAAQAKDKKADAPKPAAPKTEVPKIEVPKAKPAEAPKAEAEATEAPKTETTEEASE
- the tsf gene encoding translation elongation factor Ts produces the protein MAITAAMVKDLREKTGVGMMDCKKALVESGGDEEKAIAFLREKGLAKAAKKAGRATSEGVVGTYISADGKTATLVELMCETDFVAKGEDFQGFAANLAEQIAGLDVTTGVAADLPAEMVDVSGLIGKLGENMGVGRFAKVAADGVVGVYIHSNMKIGVLVALDGTDDAAIGKDIAMQVAAVNPLCVSSDEVPQDLLEKEKEIYRNQGLEEGKPAEIVEKIMIGRVNKYYKEVCLLEQPFIKDDKKSIKQYLKEAAGGAKVLSFTRLALGEGAPSSDEE
- the tsaB gene encoding tRNA (adenosine(37)-N6)-threonylcarbamoyltransferase complex dimerization subunit type 1 TsaB translates to MGKKRSPRRIPTPQLVLNGSEQRLQLVLAEDGELLASQELTVAGSSMQHLVPALQSLLDRLGLTTANLTGIACVRGPGSFTGLRMILATALGLSRAADIPMAGLEYLPLIAAGPAPLLEGTLAVITHSRSRQVYVQAFSVPEGKALGNPQPLPLDQAVAAINTLPAPVSAVGSGLRNNLEFFQEALPSLRILGEGFDHPLLHVLAGAAAHASYTTTPLEPMYLRASDAEDNLPGIAAGRGIGPEEALRRLATATSAITAPICGDSES
- the rseP gene encoding RIP metalloprotease RseP, which gives rise to MQGTIAVILVLGALIFFHELGHFIVARLLGVGVKAFSLGFGPKLVGFRRGQTDYKLSLIPLGGYVSLLGEGGDEEDLPEGFTREESFALRPPLHRMMVVAAGPIFNFVLAWFILWGLFFVEGKMDLKPVVGTVQESSAAQIAGLQPGDFITAIDGEPVIFWKEMTTLIQESEGRTLLFTVDRDSQQIDIQITPRLAENTNLFGETITTPMVGIGSRGDVVTQPMSFGEAMTEGGMQTLNYIKVTLQALIKIVERAIPLDTVGGPIMIAQLVSDGAEQGLTSVLFLTAIISVNLGLINLFPIPVLDGGHILFCGLEMIFRRPVSEKWQIITTRLGIMFLVMLMGLAIFNDLYRLFS